One window of Polyangiaceae bacterium genomic DNA carries:
- a CDS encoding DEAD/DEAH box helicase, translated as MSRPAPPSAARSRSLEQFHPAVRAWFSRALGEPSAPQRAGWPLIASREHTLIAAPTGSGKTLAAFLSALNELIELGLESQLEERCYVLYVSPLKALSNDVEKNLQVPLEGIREELKAQGLPDVALRVSVRTGDTASSERARMLKKPPHVLVTTPESLYILLTSRGGRELLKGVRTLIVDEIHALVRDKRGSHLALSIERLEALAPGFVRVGLSATQKPIERVADFLGGEESRGRPRAVHIVDTGHKRHLDLAIEVPPSPLEAVMAGEVWEEIYDRVAELIREHKTTLVFVNTRRVAERVTRHLATRLGEEKVTSHHGSLSREQRFRAEQRLKSGELAALVATASLELGIDVGAVELVCQLGSTRSIATLLQRVGRAGHSLGGVPKGRVFPLSRDELVEQVALLHAFERGELDQVQIPEAPLDILAQQLVAAVAAEEEWQSDALFDLVRRAHPYRELSREVFDGILEMLADGFTTRRGRRGAHLHYDRVGELLKPRRGARLTAMTNGGAIPDTFDYEVVADPGGYFVGTINEDFAIESMAGDIFQLGNASWRIIKVEPGRVRVEDARGLPPSIPFWLGEAPARTDELSVAVSRLRSEVDEALSAVPAPPTSAELDALAEHYTSAGVPKAAASQFIEYLAAAQQALGCLPTQDTLVLERFFDESGGMQLVLHAPFGGRVNRAWGLSLRKRFCQRFNFELQAAATEDALILSLGPTHSFPLEEVFRYLHPNTVRPLLIQALLVAPMFETRWRWNATRSLAISRFRGGTRVPPRLQRMNAADLLTLVFPDQVACQENLEGPREVPEHPLVQQTVNDCLVEAMDVTAFESVLAAVVGGEKRLVARDLTEPSPLSLEILSARPYAFLDDAPLEERRTQAVSARRWLSPSQASELGALDPEAIVRVQEEAWPTVRDQDELADALQVLGVISTERANALGWRAGLEQLAQGGRVTLLTTKAGRGVWVAIERLVELRQVYTGASEAPTVTIPAKLVPQLLLGPEEVLVELVRGQVECRGPIRAAQLADELALPADSVELALVTLETEGFVLRGSFSARVGSRSSASAEATEWCERGLLARIHRYTLARLRSEIEPVQQTDFMRFLLRWQRVEPGHQGSGPDALAQVLDQLEGFEAPAAAWEQEILPARIADYDPAWLDLLCLSGRVTWLRRTPPQSTSSRRGKPAPVRATPIALVSRTNLSVWCVRGEPGGDELPELSPAAARVRQVLSAAGACFFMDLMGRSGLLRTQVEEGLAELVALGLANSDSFAGLRALIVPTAQRGQLHRRHGRRAGQGMELGGRWSLFDAPDADNAAADTDAAWNQTEQVARRLLVRWGVVFRKLAEREAGLPPWRDLVRVLRRLEARGEIRGGRFVAGFSGEQYALPEAVSQLRALRREVSEPTLVSISAADPLNLRGLTVAGERVPALLTNRLCFRAGEIVGTKQGRAIQVLEEEQSWIIRQTLVRTGALASKSADARLGWRGNRSQSTH; from the coding sequence ATGAGCCGCCCAGCGCCGCCTTCCGCTGCTCGCAGCCGATCCCTCGAGCAGTTTCATCCAGCGGTGCGCGCCTGGTTCAGCCGTGCGCTGGGTGAGCCGAGCGCGCCGCAGCGCGCGGGCTGGCCTCTGATTGCTTCACGAGAGCACACACTCATCGCAGCTCCCACGGGTTCCGGTAAGACCCTGGCAGCCTTCCTCTCGGCATTGAACGAGCTGATCGAGCTGGGGCTCGAGTCGCAGCTCGAAGAGCGCTGCTATGTGCTCTACGTCTCGCCGTTGAAAGCGCTGAGCAACGACGTTGAGAAGAACTTGCAAGTTCCCCTGGAGGGGATCCGTGAGGAACTAAAAGCCCAAGGGCTGCCCGACGTGGCCTTACGTGTCAGTGTGCGTACCGGCGACACCGCGTCGAGCGAGCGGGCTCGTATGCTGAAGAAGCCGCCGCATGTGCTGGTGACGACCCCGGAGTCGCTCTACATCCTGCTCACGAGTCGCGGTGGTCGCGAGCTGCTCAAAGGCGTACGCACGCTGATCGTCGACGAGATCCACGCCCTGGTGCGCGACAAACGCGGAAGTCACTTGGCCCTCAGCATCGAGCGCCTCGAAGCACTCGCCCCAGGCTTCGTGCGCGTCGGGTTGTCAGCCACGCAGAAGCCCATCGAACGCGTCGCGGATTTTTTGGGGGGAGAGGAGAGCCGCGGCCGCCCCCGAGCAGTTCATATCGTGGATACCGGGCACAAGCGGCACCTGGACCTGGCGATCGAGGTGCCTCCGAGTCCCCTCGAGGCCGTGATGGCGGGGGAGGTCTGGGAAGAGATCTACGATCGCGTCGCAGAGCTGATTCGAGAGCACAAGACGACGCTCGTCTTCGTCAATACGCGGCGGGTCGCCGAACGGGTGACTCGACACCTCGCGACGCGCCTGGGCGAAGAGAAGGTGACCTCTCACCACGGGTCACTCTCTCGCGAACAGCGTTTTCGCGCGGAACAGCGGCTCAAGTCGGGAGAGCTAGCGGCGCTGGTTGCGACCGCGAGCCTCGAGCTCGGCATTGACGTGGGCGCGGTGGAACTCGTGTGTCAGCTGGGGTCGACCCGTAGCATCGCGACGTTGCTCCAGCGTGTCGGCCGCGCAGGGCATAGCCTGGGCGGAGTGCCGAAGGGCCGTGTTTTTCCGCTGTCGCGGGATGAGCTGGTCGAGCAAGTAGCGCTGCTTCACGCGTTCGAGCGTGGCGAGCTCGACCAGGTGCAGATCCCCGAGGCGCCGCTGGATATCCTCGCCCAACAGCTGGTTGCCGCGGTGGCGGCAGAAGAAGAGTGGCAGAGCGATGCGTTGTTCGACCTGGTGCGCCGCGCCCATCCCTACCGGGAGCTCTCGCGGGAGGTCTTCGATGGCATCTTGGAGATGCTCGCTGATGGGTTCACCACCCGGCGCGGGCGTCGTGGCGCCCACCTGCACTACGACCGAGTCGGTGAGCTGCTCAAGCCGCGACGTGGCGCGCGCCTGACGGCGATGACCAATGGCGGCGCGATCCCCGACACCTTTGACTATGAAGTCGTTGCCGACCCGGGCGGATACTTCGTGGGTACGATCAACGAGGACTTCGCCATCGAGAGCATGGCTGGGGATATTTTCCAGCTGGGAAATGCTTCTTGGCGCATCATCAAGGTCGAGCCAGGCAGAGTGCGCGTCGAAGACGCGCGAGGGTTGCCCCCGAGCATTCCTTTCTGGCTCGGCGAGGCACCGGCACGCACCGACGAGCTCTCCGTGGCCGTCAGTCGACTTCGCAGCGAGGTGGATGAGGCCCTAAGCGCCGTGCCTGCTCCGCCGACCAGCGCAGAGTTGGACGCCCTGGCGGAGCACTACACGAGCGCTGGCGTCCCGAAAGCCGCCGCGAGCCAGTTCATCGAGTACCTGGCGGCGGCGCAACAGGCCCTCGGTTGTCTACCCACCCAAGACACGCTCGTGCTGGAGCGCTTCTTCGATGAGAGCGGTGGGATGCAGCTCGTGCTCCATGCACCGTTCGGCGGACGCGTGAATCGGGCCTGGGGGCTGAGTCTGCGCAAGCGCTTCTGTCAGCGCTTCAACTTCGAGCTCCAGGCTGCGGCGACCGAGGACGCGCTCATCCTCTCCCTGGGCCCGACCCACTCGTTTCCGCTCGAAGAGGTGTTCCGCTACCTGCACCCGAACACGGTGCGTCCACTGCTGATTCAGGCGTTGCTCGTCGCGCCGATGTTCGAAACCCGCTGGCGCTGGAATGCCACGCGCTCCCTCGCGATATCGCGTTTCCGTGGGGGAACTCGGGTCCCGCCGCGCCTGCAGCGCATGAACGCTGCTGACCTGCTGACGCTGGTCTTCCCTGACCAGGTCGCTTGCCAAGAAAACCTGGAGGGACCGCGTGAGGTTCCAGAACACCCCCTGGTCCAGCAGACCGTGAACGACTGTCTAGTCGAGGCCATGGATGTGACCGCGTTCGAGAGCGTGCTGGCCGCCGTCGTCGGCGGAGAAAAGCGGCTCGTTGCTCGGGACCTGACCGAGCCGTCGCCGCTTTCGCTCGAGATCTTGAGTGCCCGGCCCTACGCCTTTCTTGACGATGCACCCCTCGAGGAGCGCCGCACCCAAGCTGTTTCCGCGCGGCGTTGGTTGTCACCTTCCCAGGCCAGCGAGCTTGGCGCGTTGGATCCCGAGGCGATTGTTCGCGTGCAAGAGGAGGCCTGGCCCACGGTGCGCGACCAGGACGAACTCGCGGACGCCCTGCAGGTTTTGGGCGTGATCAGCACAGAGAGGGCGAACGCCCTTGGCTGGCGTGCAGGCCTCGAGCAACTGGCTCAGGGGGGGCGCGTCACGCTACTCACCACGAAGGCTGGGCGAGGCGTTTGGGTCGCCATCGAGCGCTTGGTGGAGCTGCGCCAAGTCTACACCGGAGCGTCTGAGGCGCCCACGGTAACGATCCCGGCGAAGCTCGTGCCTCAATTGCTCCTTGGCCCGGAGGAAGTGTTGGTCGAGTTGGTGCGCGGGCAGGTGGAGTGTCGTGGGCCGATCCGCGCGGCACAGCTCGCGGACGAACTGGCCTTGCCCGCGGATAGCGTCGAGCTCGCGCTGGTCACCTTGGAGACCGAGGGCTTCGTCCTGCGTGGGTCGTTCAGCGCGCGCGTCGGGTCGCGCAGTTCAGCGTCCGCTGAGGCTACGGAGTGGTGCGAGCGCGGACTCCTCGCGCGCATTCATCGCTACACCCTCGCGCGCTTGCGCAGCGAAATCGAGCCGGTGCAGCAAACGGATTTCATGCGCTTCTTGTTGCGCTGGCAACGGGTGGAGCCGGGGCATCAAGGTTCCGGCCCGGACGCTCTGGCTCAGGTGCTCGATCAGCTGGAGGGCTTTGAGGCGCCAGCTGCGGCGTGGGAGCAGGAGATCCTCCCTGCACGGATCGCTGACTACGACCCTGCGTGGCTCGATCTGCTTTGTCTCTCGGGACGCGTCACCTGGCTGCGGCGAACGCCGCCTCAGTCGACGAGCTCCCGGCGCGGCAAGCCCGCCCCCGTGCGCGCCACCCCCATTGCGCTCGTGAGTCGCACCAACCTCTCGGTGTGGTGCGTCCGCGGCGAGCCCGGTGGCGATGAGCTCCCCGAGCTTTCTCCCGCCGCGGCGCGGGTTCGGCAGGTGCTGAGCGCGGCGGGCGCCTGCTTCTTCATGGATCTAATGGGTCGGAGTGGTCTCCTGCGAACTCAGGTCGAAGAAGGGCTAGCTGAGCTGGTCGCGCTTGGCTTGGCCAACAGCGACAGCTTCGCCGGTCTCCGCGCGCTGATCGTGCCCACTGCCCAGCGCGGTCAGCTTCATCGTCGTCACGGGCGCCGCGCTGGGCAGGGCATGGAACTCGGTGGTCGCTGGTCGCTCTTCGACGCCCCCGATGCGGACAACGCGGCTGCGGACACTGATGCCGCGTGGAATCAAACCGAGCAGGTCGCGCGCCGCCTCCTGGTACGCTGGGGTGTCGTGTTTCGCAAGCTGGCAGAGCGCGAAGCCGGTCTGCCACCCTGGCGGGATCTGGTGCGAGTGCTGCGGCGCTTGGAAGCTCGAGGTGAGATCCGCGGCGGACGCTTCGTGGCAGGGTTCTCTGGGGAGCAGTACGCGTTGCCCGAGGCGGTTAGCCAGCTCCGCGCCCTGCGTCGTGAGGTCAGCGAGCCCACGCTGGTCTCTATCAGCGCCGCTGACCCGCTCAACCTGCGGGGACTGACGGTCGCTGGAGAGCGAGTACCTGCACTTCTCACTAACCGCTTGTGTTTCCGCGCTGGAGAGATCGTTGGCACGAAACAGGGGCGAGCGATTCAAGTCCTCGAAGAAGAGCAGAGCTGGATCATCCGGCAAACCCTGGTGCGAACCGGCGCCCTCGCCAGTAAATCCGCCGATGCGCGCTTGGGCTGGAGGGGCAACCGCTCCCAGTCCACGCACTGA
- a CDS encoding MerR family transcriptional regulator — MTQQPDSQAPLQSEYSIGVTSRLTGITPDKLRIWERRYGFPVPSRTPSGARVYSDADVARLILIRRAMDAGARAGEAVQMSEGELKALLQRSAGGSRASVSRLPPPELDTVISRLKQEDVDFLRDALADAADGLGAERFATEYAAPLIARVGALWEAGALAVRHEHLFSQQLTSRCRQLLFDTENDSGPVLLLATLPDEQHGLGLELVSLVAAARGVRPRIVGVNTPVEDIIEAAAGMRAHAVGLSVALGYDLERAKSAIQVLLDRLPRFSALWVGGAEAPALRFEDSRYAVVTDWKSLTSLLDVLRLQHG, encoded by the coding sequence ATGACTCAGCAGCCTGACAGCCAAGCCCCGCTGCAATCCGAGTATTCGATCGGAGTGACGTCTCGCCTGACCGGCATCACGCCGGACAAGCTACGGATTTGGGAGCGCAGGTACGGCTTCCCGGTGCCCAGCCGCACGCCGAGTGGTGCACGGGTCTACTCGGACGCCGACGTGGCGAGGCTCATCTTGATCCGGCGCGCCATGGACGCTGGAGCCCGCGCTGGTGAGGCGGTGCAGATGAGCGAAGGCGAGCTCAAGGCACTCCTTCAACGCAGCGCTGGCGGTTCTCGGGCGAGTGTCTCGCGCCTGCCGCCCCCGGAACTCGATACGGTGATTTCCCGCCTCAAGCAGGAGGACGTGGACTTTCTACGGGACGCTCTGGCCGACGCCGCCGATGGCCTCGGCGCCGAGCGTTTCGCCACGGAATATGCCGCCCCTCTGATCGCGCGCGTAGGCGCCTTGTGGGAGGCAGGGGCGCTCGCGGTGCGTCACGAGCATCTGTTTAGCCAACAGCTGACCTCACGCTGCCGACAGCTGTTGTTCGACACCGAGAACGATAGCGGTCCGGTGCTGTTGCTTGCGACGCTGCCCGACGAACAGCACGGACTTGGGCTGGAGCTGGTCAGCCTGGTCGCCGCCGCGCGTGGAGTTCGGCCGCGCATCGTCGGGGTGAACACCCCAGTCGAAGACATCATCGAGGCTGCGGCGGGCATGCGCGCTCATGCCGTGGGGCTCTCCGTGGCCCTCGGCTATGACCTAGAGCGAGCGAAGTCAGCCATTCAGGTGCTGCTCGATCGCCTTCCACGCTTCAGCGCGCTCTGGGTCGGTGGTGCCGAAGCCCCAGCGTTGCGCTTCGAGGACTCGCGCTACGCCGTGGTTACCGACTGGAAGTCGCTGACGTCGTTGCTTGACGTGCTCCGTCTCCAGCACGGCTAG
- a CDS encoding sigma-70 family RNA polymerase sigma factor — protein sequence MFRDPVVSRYDALATSFPSLSREDELELAWAWKNDRDPRARERLVGSQLRAVTAIARKLRAYGVPLADLMAEGNVGLLQALDKFEPELGYRFGTYAAFWIRARMINHVLATWSIVQTRSGVMRSRMFFKLRRERSRLQAKLGDPELVKQELAKQFDLSDDAVQAMLQRLDAGDVSLDRSVREDASPMVEQMEADAESQESTLMREQRQRLVREVVERALKDLDARERRIVRERLMAEDGEALSLAELGRRMGISRERARQLESRARKKLAESLSSQAAHVAAA from the coding sequence ATGTTTCGAGACCCCGTTGTCAGTCGCTATGACGCCCTCGCCACCTCATTCCCAAGCCTGTCGCGCGAAGACGAACTCGAGCTCGCTTGGGCTTGGAAGAACGACCGCGACCCACGGGCGCGGGAGCGCCTAGTTGGTTCTCAGCTGCGCGCCGTGACCGCCATCGCGCGGAAGCTGCGGGCGTACGGCGTGCCCCTTGCGGATCTCATGGCCGAGGGCAATGTGGGTCTGCTGCAAGCGTTGGACAAATTCGAGCCGGAGCTAGGCTACCGCTTCGGCACCTACGCGGCGTTCTGGATTCGCGCCCGAATGATCAACCACGTGCTCGCGACTTGGAGCATCGTGCAGACGCGCAGCGGCGTGATGCGCAGCCGCATGTTCTTCAAGCTGCGTCGGGAGCGTTCGCGCCTGCAGGCGAAGCTCGGCGACCCGGAACTCGTCAAGCAAGAGCTGGCCAAGCAGTTCGACCTCAGCGACGACGCGGTGCAGGCCATGTTGCAGCGCCTCGACGCGGGCGATGTCTCCTTGGATCGTAGCGTTCGCGAGGACGCCTCGCCGATGGTCGAGCAGATGGAGGCAGACGCCGAGAGTCAGGAGTCCACGCTGATGCGGGAGCAGCGGCAGCGACTGGTTCGCGAGGTCGTGGAGCGCGCTTTGAAAGATCTGGACGCTCGGGAGCGTCGCATCGTCCGCGAACGACTGATGGCTGAAGACGGAGAGGCCTTGAGCCTGGCCGAGCTTGGACGGCGCATGGGCATCAGCCGAGAGCGCGCTCGCCAGCTCGAGAGCCGCGCCCGCAAGAAGCTCGCTGAGTCGCTCAGCAGTCAAGCGGCCCATGTCGCCGCAGCCTGA
- a CDS encoding serine/threonine protein phosphatase — translation MLTFSQDGPTAERQMRAVIFYLTTFGYIDGDFDDAEKTFVRDYIKKLVEHRVDGAVAKDDAKLRGELIGKYTKHFHEVFEGIDRQVKELFTEAVADGENQDQFVHSKLKLRCFEIFKSFDEKNQEQLMDTIDELIHADGQVHPAELKFRGELAHLLEEDLEVELLDDEDNRIQVSIGETKKLELAQDNHPFFEQFEHHYSKDPGKLLKQIKADRELLDRVIGLFEDQRARGSGKLTGKKQVQEFSGQDPFLDSHVYIHPAKQNVDYELTVVGDLHGCYSCLKGVLMQSDFFTKVGHYRADPDNSTYPILVLLGDYIDRGMFSYQGVLRSVLQVFSTAPEHVYVLRGNHEYYFEHQGKVYGGVKPAEAINTLKPHVPAEVFQHYMKLFDAMPNMLFFDRFLFVHGGIPRDLLLKEKYTDLSSLNEWDIRFQMMWSDPSSADVIPASLQEQSARFPFGRLQSQAFLQRMGCHTLVRGHEKFDEGFKRIYDDENQLLISLFSAGGHDNHDLPRESSYRSVTPKAMTLRLKNGASEITPWLIDYQAFNDPDRNRFFQAEPEIEHRMG, via the coding sequence ATCTTCTACCTGACGACCTTCGGTTACATCGACGGCGACTTCGATGACGCGGAGAAGACGTTCGTACGCGACTACATCAAGAAGTTGGTGGAGCACCGTGTGGACGGCGCCGTGGCCAAGGACGACGCGAAGCTGCGTGGCGAGCTCATCGGGAAGTACACCAAGCATTTCCACGAGGTTTTTGAGGGCATCGACCGTCAGGTGAAGGAACTCTTCACCGAGGCAGTGGCCGACGGCGAGAACCAAGATCAGTTCGTCCACTCGAAGCTGAAGCTCCGCTGCTTCGAGATCTTCAAGTCATTCGACGAGAAGAACCAAGAACAGCTGATGGACACCATCGATGAGCTCATCCACGCGGATGGCCAGGTCCACCCAGCCGAGCTTAAGTTCCGCGGGGAACTGGCCCACTTGCTCGAGGAAGACCTCGAGGTCGAGCTGCTGGATGACGAGGACAACCGCATCCAGGTCAGCATCGGAGAAACGAAGAAGCTCGAGCTGGCACAGGACAATCACCCCTTCTTCGAGCAGTTCGAGCACCACTACAGCAAGGACCCCGGCAAGCTACTGAAACAAATCAAAGCCGATCGCGAGCTGCTCGACCGGGTGATCGGCCTCTTCGAAGACCAACGCGCGCGGGGCTCCGGCAAGCTGACGGGAAAGAAGCAGGTCCAGGAGTTTTCGGGTCAGGATCCATTCCTCGACTCCCATGTGTACATCCACCCGGCCAAGCAGAACGTCGACTACGAGCTCACGGTGGTCGGTGACTTGCACGGTTGTTACAGCTGCCTGAAGGGCGTGCTGATGCAGTCCGACTTCTTCACGAAGGTGGGGCATTACCGCGCGGATCCGGACAATTCCACCTACCCCATCCTGGTGTTGCTGGGTGACTACATCGATCGTGGCATGTTCAGCTATCAGGGCGTGCTGCGCTCCGTATTGCAGGTGTTTTCTACGGCGCCCGAGCACGTCTACGTGCTTCGCGGCAACCACGAGTACTACTTCGAGCACCAAGGCAAGGTGTACGGAGGGGTGAAGCCCGCAGAGGCAATCAACACGCTGAAGCCGCACGTCCCGGCGGAGGTGTTCCAGCACTACATGAAGCTGTTCGATGCGATGCCGAACATGCTGTTCTTCGACCGCTTCCTGTTCGTGCACGGCGGCATCCCTCGGGATCTACTGCTCAAAGAGAAGTACACAGACCTCTCGAGTCTCAACGAGTGGGATATACGCTTTCAGATGATGTGGAGCGATCCATCGAGCGCTGACGTCATCCCGGCATCACTGCAAGAACAGTCGGCGCGGTTCCCCTTCGGTCGCTTGCAGTCACAGGCGTTCCTGCAGCGCATGGGCTGCCACACGCTGGTTCGCGGACATGAGAAGTTCGACGAAGGGTTCAAGCGCATCTACGACGACGAGAACCAGCTCTTGATCTCGCTCTTCTCCGCTGGCGGACACGACAACCATGATCTGCCGAGGGAGAGCAGCTATCGCTCGGTGACCCCAAAGGCGATGACGCTTCGTCTAAAGAACGGCGCCAGCGAAATCACGCCGTGGCTCATCGACTACCAGGCCTTTAACGATCCTGATCGCAATCGCTTTTTCCAAGCGGAACCAGAGATCGAACATCGTATGGGTTGA